TTATTCTGGCTCTTATACCGTTAAATGATTTAGCGTAATTTCTTTTCAACATCATCTGATCACAAAGTTGTGAGAATAGTGTTTCAATTCGTTTGCGCTTGCTTTTAAAGATTTTGGGATAGGTGGTATAATTACGTTGCCCCCTTCGCATGGGTGTGGCCATCAATATCTTGTTTTCTTCAAACAATTCCAGTTGTTTAGGTGCTGAGAGATACCCCCTGTCAGCCAGAACAGTACTGCCTTCCATGTCTTCCATATATTTGAATTCCTCCAGGTAATGCACATCATGTATGCTCGCCTTGGTCAATTCCATTGACTTGTACACTCCATCGATGGAAGTAACCAACTGGA
The genomic region above belongs to Flavobacteriales bacterium and contains:
- a CDS encoding transposase; this translates as QLVTSIDGVYKSMELTKASIHDVHYLEEFKYMEDMEGSTVLADRGYLSAPKQLELFEENKILMATPMRRGQRNYTTYPKIFKSKRKRIETLFSQLCDQMMLKRNYAKSFNGIRARIISKIAAVAALQMINCQNNRPVNHLKHALAD